The following coding sequences lie in one Pseudomonas syringae CC1557 genomic window:
- a CDS encoding aldose epimerase family protein has translation MKKHALLSTFGLSLMISTLTAQAAALSSEHSSFGQLPDGTAVEKYTLRNSHGVQASIITYGATLQSLLVPDKAGKVEDIVLGFDDVQGYQNNGTVYFGATIGRFGNRLAGGKFTLDGKTYQVPLNDKTNALHGGDKGFDKRLWKAQETKTGDSVGVKLTYVSPDGEMGFPGTLQTEVTYSLNDKNELKIDYRATTDKPTVLNLTNHSYFNLAGAGSGDVLKQVATLHASHYTPVNDKLIPTGELPAVAGTPMDFLKPTAFGKHIKDDNQQLKYAEPKQGGFDFNWVLDSKGDVKKLAAEVSDPQSGRTLQLFTTEPGVQLYTGNFLDGSIHGKGGKVYPHWGAFTLETQHYPDAPNQPKFPSTRLDPGKAYTQTTVFKFLNN, from the coding sequence ATGAAAAAGCATGCTCTTCTCAGCACCTTTGGACTGTCTTTGATGATCAGCACCTTGACCGCACAGGCCGCAGCACTCTCCAGCGAACACAGCTCCTTTGGCCAACTGCCGGACGGCACCGCCGTCGAAAAATACACCCTGCGCAACAGCCATGGTGTGCAGGCCAGCATCATCACCTATGGCGCGACCCTGCAATCACTGCTGGTACCCGACAAGGCTGGCAAGGTGGAAGACATCGTGCTGGGCTTCGATGACGTGCAGGGCTATCAGAACAACGGTACGGTGTATTTCGGTGCGACCATCGGACGTTTCGGCAACCGCCTGGCGGGTGGCAAATTCACCCTCGATGGAAAGACCTATCAGGTCCCGCTCAACGACAAGACCAACGCTCTTCATGGTGGCGACAAGGGTTTCGACAAACGCCTGTGGAAAGCGCAGGAAACCAAGACCGGTGATTCAGTCGGCGTGAAGCTGACCTACGTGTCGCCAGACGGCGAGATGGGCTTCCCGGGAACGCTGCAGACCGAAGTCACCTACAGCCTTAACGACAAGAACGAGCTGAAAATCGATTACCGCGCCACCACCGACAAACCGACGGTGTTGAACCTGACCAACCACAGCTATTTCAATCTGGCGGGCGCAGGCAGCGGCGATGTTCTCAAACAGGTTGCCACCCTGCACGCTTCGCATTACACCCCGGTCAACGACAAGCTGATCCCGACCGGCGAACTGCCCGCCGTGGCCGGCACGCCGATGGACTTCCTCAAGCCCACTGCGTTCGGCAAGCACATAAAGGATGACAACCAACAGCTCAAGTACGCCGAACCCAAGCAAGGCGGCTTTGACTTCAACTGGGTACTGGACAGTAAAGGGGATGTGAAGAAACTGGCCGCCGAGGTCAGCGACCCGCAGTCAGGCCGGACACTGCAGCTGTTCACCACCGAGCCTGGCGTGCAGCTGTACACCGGCAACTTCCTGGATGGCAGCATCCACGGCAAGGGCGGCAAGGTCTACCCGCATTGGGGCGCGTTTACGCTGGAAACCCAGCATTACCCTGATGCACCCAACCAGCCGAAATTCCCGAGCACTCGACTGGACCCTGGCAAGGCTTACACCCAGACAACTGTGTTCAAATTCCTCAATAACTGA
- the araG gene encoding L-arabinose ABC transporter ATP-binding protein AraG, translating into MQQAIELQPISGALRFNGIGKVFPGVKALSDITFEARPGSVHALMGENGAGKSTLLKILGGSYQPNSGDLQIGDQAHQFKSTADSIAAGVAVIHQELHLVPEMTVAENLLLGHMPNRFGLINRGAMYRRAAELLKGLADEIDPHTRLGDLSLGQRQLVEIAKAMSRNAHVIAFDEPTSSLSAREIDRLMAIIVRLRDEGRVILYVSHRMEEIFRVCDAVTVFKDGRFVNTFEQMADLDHDRLVTCMVGRDIQNIYNYRPRKHQGPSLRVTGLMGPGLHEPVTFAVQKGEVLGFFGLVGAGRTELFRLLSGLTRSTAGSLQLDGQPLTLKSPRDAIEAGILLCPEDRKKEGIVPLSSVAENINIGARPRHVSLGCLIQRGWERDNARDQIKSMNVKTPSPDQQIMFLSGGNQQKAILGRWLSMPMKVLLLDEPTRGIDVGAKSEIYEIIHDLAADGIAVIVVSSDLMEVMGISDRILVMSEGAITGELNRDEADESRLLQLALPRTRG; encoded by the coding sequence ATGCAACAGGCTATTGAGCTTCAACCCATAAGCGGCGCCCTGCGTTTCAATGGCATCGGCAAGGTATTCCCTGGCGTCAAGGCGCTGTCTGACATCACTTTCGAAGCCCGCCCCGGCAGTGTTCATGCACTGATGGGGGAGAACGGCGCAGGCAAGTCGACACTGCTGAAAATCCTTGGCGGATCGTATCAGCCCAACAGTGGCGATCTGCAGATCGGCGACCAGGCTCATCAGTTCAAGTCCACTGCCGACAGCATCGCAGCGGGCGTGGCAGTGATTCACCAAGAGCTGCATCTGGTGCCGGAAATGACCGTCGCCGAGAACCTGCTGCTCGGGCACATGCCCAATCGTTTCGGCTTGATCAATCGTGGCGCGATGTACCGTCGGGCCGCCGAGTTGCTCAAGGGGCTGGCTGACGAAATCGATCCACATACACGGCTGGGCGATCTTTCGCTGGGCCAGCGGCAATTGGTGGAAATCGCCAAGGCCATGTCGCGCAATGCCCATGTCATTGCCTTCGATGAACCGACGAGCAGTTTGTCGGCGCGCGAGATTGACCGATTGATGGCAATCATCGTGCGGCTGCGTGACGAAGGACGAGTGATTCTTTATGTGTCCCATCGCATGGAAGAAATCTTCCGTGTCTGCGATGCGGTGACGGTTTTCAAGGACGGACGTTTCGTCAATACGTTCGAGCAGATGGCCGATCTTGACCACGACCGACTGGTGACCTGCATGGTCGGTCGCGACATTCAGAACATTTACAACTACCGTCCGCGCAAGCATCAAGGCCCCAGCCTGCGCGTCACCGGGCTGATGGGCCCGGGGCTGCATGAGCCGGTCACATTTGCCGTGCAGAAGGGTGAGGTGCTGGGCTTTTTCGGGCTGGTGGGCGCGGGGCGTACCGAGTTGTTTCGCCTGTTGTCGGGGCTGACCCGCAGCACTGCAGGCAGTCTGCAACTGGATGGCCAGCCGCTGACCCTGAAGTCGCCGCGCGATGCGATCGAGGCCGGGATTCTGCTGTGCCCAGAGGACCGCAAAAAAGAAGGCATTGTGCCGCTGTCGAGCGTTGCGGAGAACATCAACATTGGTGCCCGGCCGCGGCATGTGAGTCTTGGCTGCCTGATTCAGCGTGGTTGGGAACGCGACAATGCGCGCGATCAGATCAAGTCGATGAACGTCAAGACGCCGTCACCGGATCAACAGATCATGTTCCTGTCCGGTGGTAATCAACAGAAGGCAATTCTTGGACGCTGGCTGTCGATGCCGATGAAGGTCCTGCTGCTGGACGAGCCGACTCGGGGTATCGACGTCGGTGCCAAATCTGAAATCTACGAGATCATTCACGACCTCGCCGCTGACGGTATTGCGGTAATTGTGGTGTCCAGCGATCTGATGGAAGTCATGGGTATTTCAGACCGCATTCTGGTGATGAGCGAAGGTGCTATCACCGGCGAACTTAACCGCGACGAGGCTGACGAGTCGCGACTCCTGCAACTGGCTCTGCCACGCACGCGCGGCTGA
- the araH gene encoding L-arabinose ABC transporter permease AraH translates to MSTESSLQAPRQGMNLRRFVDDWVMLLAAVGIFLLCTVFIDNFMSPLNMRGLGLAISTVGIAACTMLYCLASGHFDLSIGSVLACSGVIASIVIRDTDSVFLGVSAALALGLVVGLINGIVIAKLRINALIATLATMQIVRGLAYIFSNGKAVGVSNEDFFIFGNGQVYGVPVPILITLACFIFFGWLLNYTTYGRNTMAIGGNQEAALLAGVHVDRTKIIIFAVHGLIGALAGVVLASRMTSGQPMIGQGFELTVISACVLGGVSLSGGIGMIRHVIAGVLILAIIENAMNLKNIDTFYQYVIRGTILLLAVIIDRMKRR, encoded by the coding sequence ATGTCTACCGAATCCAGCCTGCAGGCTCCCCGTCAGGGCATGAACCTGCGTCGTTTTGTCGATGACTGGGTGATGCTCCTTGCAGCTGTGGGAATTTTCCTGCTCTGCACCGTGTTCATCGACAACTTCATGTCGCCGCTGAACATGCGCGGCCTGGGCCTGGCCATTTCAACCGTAGGCATCGCGGCCTGCACCATGCTGTACTGCCTGGCGTCCGGGCATTTCGACTTGTCGATAGGCTCGGTGCTGGCCTGCTCCGGGGTGATCGCGAGTATCGTGATCCGCGACACCGACAGCGTGTTTCTGGGCGTGTCCGCCGCTCTGGCGTTGGGGCTGGTCGTCGGCCTCATCAACGGCATCGTGATCGCCAAATTACGCATCAACGCGCTGATCGCGACGCTGGCGACCATGCAGATCGTGCGCGGCCTGGCTTACATTTTCTCCAACGGCAAGGCCGTCGGGGTGTCCAACGAGGACTTCTTCATCTTCGGCAATGGCCAGGTGTATGGCGTGCCGGTGCCGATCCTGATCACCCTTGCCTGCTTCATCTTCTTCGGCTGGCTGCTCAACTACACCACCTATGGGCGCAACACCATGGCCATTGGCGGCAACCAGGAAGCTGCATTGCTTGCCGGGGTCCATGTAGATCGCACCAAGATCATCATCTTCGCCGTACACGGCCTGATTGGCGCGCTGGCGGGCGTAGTGCTGGCCTCGCGCATGACCTCGGGTCAGCCAATGATCGGTCAGGGCTTTGAACTGACAGTGATTTCAGCCTGTGTACTGGGCGGGGTATCGCTGAGCGGCGGTATCGGCATGATCCGTCACGTTATCGCCGGAGTGCTTATTCTGGCCATCATCGAGAACGCGATGAACCTGAAGAACATCGATACGTTCTATCAGTACGTGATTCGCGGCACGATCCTGTTGCTGGCGGTGATCATTGACCGGATGAAGCGCCGCTAA
- a CDS encoding substrate-binding domain-containing protein: MLSRHGIRSLCCAAVATAILGMSGVTSAAEEVKIGFLVKQAEEPWFQTEWQFAEKAGKELGFTVIKIAVPDGEKTLSAIDNLAANGVKGFVICPPDVSLGPAIVAKAKANGMKVMAVDDRFVDAKGKPMEDVPYLGMAAFEVGQKQGAAMATEAKSRKWDEGDWKNTYAIINTYSELDTGKKRTDGSVDALKKAGLPADHILFSPQKTLDVPGGMDATNSALPKLPSAAKNLIIGGMNDNTVLGGVRATSGAGFSAKNVIGIGINGTDAIDELKKKESGFFGSMLPSPDKEGYRTAEYVFNWVTKGVEPPKYTAMDDVTLITRENFQAELTKIGLWK, from the coding sequence ATGTTGAGTCGTCATGGGATTCGCTCCCTGTGCTGTGCCGCTGTTGCCACTGCCATTCTGGGCATGAGTGGCGTTACCTCGGCTGCCGAAGAAGTCAAAATCGGCTTTCTGGTCAAGCAGGCTGAAGAGCCCTGGTTCCAGACCGAGTGGCAATTCGCCGAAAAAGCCGGGAAGGAGCTTGGCTTCACTGTCATCAAGATTGCCGTTCCCGACGGCGAAAAAACCCTCTCCGCCATCGACAACCTGGCCGCCAACGGCGTTAAAGGTTTCGTGATCTGCCCGCCTGACGTTTCTCTCGGTCCTGCGATTGTTGCCAAGGCCAAGGCTAATGGCATGAAAGTCATGGCTGTGGACGACCGCTTCGTCGATGCGAAAGGCAAGCCCATGGAGGATGTTCCCTATCTCGGCATGGCGGCTTTCGAAGTTGGCCAGAAGCAGGGCGCCGCCATGGCGACTGAAGCGAAGAGCCGCAAGTGGGATGAGGGCGATTGGAAGAACACCTACGCGATCATCAACACCTACAGCGAACTCGATACCGGCAAGAAGCGTACTGATGGCTCGGTGGATGCGTTGAAAAAAGCAGGCTTGCCAGCCGATCACATTCTGTTTTCTCCGCAAAAGACACTTGATGTTCCAGGAGGCATGGACGCTACCAACTCGGCTCTGCCAAAACTGCCGAGCGCCGCCAAGAACCTGATCATCGGCGGTATGAACGACAACACCGTACTGGGCGGCGTACGTGCCACTTCGGGCGCCGGCTTCTCTGCCAAAAACGTGATAGGGATTGGGATCAATGGCACCGATGCCATCGATGAACTGAAGAAAAAAGAGAGCGGCTTCTTTGGTTCGATGCTGCCGAGCCCCGACAAGGAAGGCTACCGCACGGCCGAATACGTGTTCAATTGGGTCACCAAAGGCGTGGAGCCGCCGAAGTACACCGCTATGGATGATGTGACATTGATCACTCGTGAAAACTTCCAGGCTGAACTGACCAAAATCGGTCTGTGGAAGTGA
- a CDS encoding SMP-30/gluconolactonase/LRE family protein, which produces MNWLPVSEHRFKLAEGSFWDAEEQALYWVDIAGFLACRLIAGQYRQWRMPEPVSAFIPTTQGDALVTLASGVYRLDLASEKTSLSLFCVADPTPGNRANEARCDASGRLWLGSMQNNIDAEGGDVPLVRRSGGLFRIEADARVARLLDGQGIVNTLLWNADGSVLYSADTLDEVIYQYPVLADGALGPRQIWAAEHSRGSPDGSAMDAEGYVWNARWGGSCLIRFAPDGSVDRVVELPVSHPTSCVFGGPDLETLYVTSAAPGDAHGQFDGAVLAAPVGVKGKACQRFAG; this is translated from the coding sequence ATGAACTGGCTGCCCGTTTCCGAGCACCGTTTCAAGCTGGCCGAGGGGTCCTTCTGGGACGCCGAGGAACAGGCCTTGTACTGGGTCGACATCGCCGGCTTTCTGGCCTGTCGGCTGATCGCCGGGCAGTACCGCCAATGGCGGATGCCCGAACCGGTTTCCGCGTTCATCCCGACCACCCAGGGCGATGCTCTGGTGACCTTGGCCAGTGGCGTTTATCGCCTCGACCTTGCCTCCGAAAAAACCTCATTGTCGTTGTTTTGCGTGGCAGACCCTACCCCTGGCAACCGCGCCAATGAAGCCCGCTGCGATGCGAGTGGGCGCCTGTGGCTGGGCAGCATGCAAAACAATATTGACGCCGAAGGCGGTGATGTTCCTCTGGTTCGTCGCTCTGGCGGGCTGTTCCGGATCGAGGCCGATGCACGCGTGGCGCGGCTTCTGGACGGGCAGGGCATCGTCAACACCCTGCTTTGGAATGCCGACGGCAGCGTGTTGTACAGCGCCGATACCCTCGACGAGGTCATTTACCAATACCCGGTGCTGGCTGATGGTGCGCTGGGACCACGCCAGATATGGGCGGCCGAGCACAGCCGGGGTTCGCCCGACGGTTCGGCCATGGATGCCGAGGGCTATGTGTGGAACGCGCGCTGGGGCGGCAGTTGCCTGATCCGCTTTGCGCCCGATGGCAGCGTCGACCGGGTGGTCGAGTTGCCTGTCAGCCATCCCACCAGTTGCGTGTTCGGTGGTCCCGATCTGGAGACGCTGTATGTCACCAGCGCAGCGCCAGGTGATGCACACGGTCAATTCGACGGCGCGGTATTGGCGGCGCCCGTCGGCGTCAAAGGGAAGGCGTGTCAGCGCTTCGCTGGCTGA
- a CDS encoding APC family permease, translating into MLTPDSSSTGSSSLRRAITAPMLMLFILGDVLGAGVYALAGTIAGRVGGAIWAPLLIALCFALLTAASYAELVTKYPRAGGAAVYAEKAFGKPLLSFLVGFSMVAAGVTSAAGLAVAFAGDYLQALVDWPAQWVCVGFLVIVGVLNARGIKESLSANLLMTVIELSGLLMVIAAAVWFVSQGHGEPQRIFELDTAAPATAILGASLLAFYSFVGFETSANLAEEIKDVRKVYPRALFGALLIAGAVYMLVGVGAAMVLPVDQLKGSQAPLLDVVSASGLGIPAPWFAVIALIAVANGALLTMIMASRLTYGMAREGLLPTMMGSVLPKRRTPGLAILATTLVAIALSFTSTLTILAETVVLLLLFVFLSVNVAVLVLKRDKVETGHFQVHWVIPVLGILSCVLLLTQQGAQTWLRAGIMLVVGAALYGLTRLGSSTLASHTR; encoded by the coding sequence GCTGTTCATTCTCGGTGATGTTCTGGGTGCAGGTGTCTACGCACTGGCGGGCACGATAGCCGGTCGCGTCGGGGGCGCCATCTGGGCGCCGTTGTTGATCGCCTTGTGCTTTGCCCTGCTGACTGCTGCTTCCTACGCCGAACTGGTCACCAAATACCCCAGGGCCGGTGGCGCTGCGGTGTATGCCGAGAAAGCCTTCGGCAAACCGCTGCTGTCGTTTCTGGTCGGCTTTTCAATGGTTGCGGCTGGCGTGACCAGCGCTGCAGGTCTGGCGGTCGCCTTCGCCGGTGACTACCTGCAGGCCTTGGTCGACTGGCCCGCACAATGGGTATGCGTGGGGTTTCTGGTGATCGTCGGCGTGCTCAATGCGCGAGGCATCAAGGAATCCCTGTCCGCCAATCTGCTGATGACCGTTATTGAACTCAGTGGCCTGCTGATGGTGATCGCAGCTGCCGTCTGGTTTGTCAGCCAGGGTCATGGAGAGCCACAGCGGATTTTCGAGCTGGACACAGCTGCACCCGCCACCGCAATCCTGGGTGCATCGCTGCTGGCATTTTATTCGTTCGTGGGCTTCGAGACGTCCGCCAATCTGGCGGAAGAGATCAAGGACGTGCGAAAAGTCTATCCCAGGGCGCTGTTCGGTGCTTTGCTGATCGCCGGGGCCGTGTACATGCTGGTCGGAGTCGGCGCGGCGATGGTGCTGCCAGTCGATCAGTTGAAAGGTTCGCAAGCGCCGTTGCTGGATGTGGTCAGCGCCTCGGGGCTGGGAATTCCGGCCCCGTGGTTTGCAGTGATCGCACTGATTGCCGTTGCCAATGGCGCGCTGCTGACCATGATCATGGCCAGCCGACTGACGTACGGCATGGCGCGCGAAGGCCTGCTGCCGACGATGATGGGGTCGGTATTGCCGAAGCGACGCACACCGGGCCTGGCGATTCTGGCTACCACACTGGTTGCCATCGCCCTGTCGTTCACCAGCACGCTGACCATCCTTGCCGAAACCGTGGTGCTGTTGCTGCTGTTCGTGTTTCTCAGCGTCAACGTGGCAGTGCTGGTGCTCAAGCGCGACAAGGTCGAAACCGGGCACTTTCAGGTTCACTGGGTTATTCCGGTACTCGGTATTCTTTCCTGCGTGCTGCTGCTCACCCAGCAAGGTGCACAGACCTGGCTGCGGGCGGGCATCATGCTGGTGGTCGGGGCGGCGTTGTACGGGCTGACTCGACTGGGCAGCTCGACGCTGGCGTCGCATACTCGCTGA